A region from the Mycolicibacterium litorale genome encodes:
- the dtd gene encoding D-aminoacyl-tRNA deacylase, with the protein MRVLVQRVSSASVTVDGEVVGEIRPRAQGLLALVGVTHTDDADIARRMAEKLWQLRILDGERSAADEAAPILVVSQFTLYANTVKGRRPSWNAAAPGPVAEPLVTRFCEALRALGADVETGVFGAHMKVELVNDGPVTVLLEL; encoded by the coding sequence ATGCGGGTGCTGGTGCAGCGGGTGTCCTCGGCGAGTGTGACGGTCGACGGCGAGGTGGTCGGCGAGATCCGGCCGCGGGCGCAGGGTCTGCTGGCACTGGTCGGGGTGACGCACACCGACGATGCCGACATCGCCCGCAGAATGGCCGAAAAGCTCTGGCAATTGCGGATTCTCGACGGCGAGCGGTCGGCCGCCGACGAGGCCGCGCCCATTCTGGTGGTCAGCCAGTTCACGCTGTACGCCAACACCGTCAAGGGCAGGCGCCCTTCGTGGAACGCCGCGGCGCCAGGACCGGTCGCCGAACCGCTCGTCACGCGGTTCTGCGAGGCGTTGCGCGCACTGGGCGCCGACGTGGAAACGGGAGTTTTCGGTGCGCACATGAAAGTGGAACTGGTCAACGACGGTCCGGTAACAGTGCTGTTGGAGCTGTGA
- a CDS encoding DUF4191 domain-containing protein → MAKTRKPADKAAKAEAKAARKAASKQRRSQLWQAFQIQRKEDKRLLPYMIGAFIVIVAVSVTIGVLAGGFAMYTLIPLGVVLGVLVAFIIFGRRAQKSVYRKAEGQTGAAAWALDNLRGRWRVTPGVAATGHFDAVHRVIGRPGVIFVGEGNPGRVKPLLAQEKKRTARLIGDTPIYDVIVGNGEGEVPLSKLERHLNKLPANITVKQMDALESRLAALGTKIGPAAMPKGPMPAQAKMRGVQRTVRRR, encoded by the coding sequence ATGGCGAAGACCCGCAAACCCGCTGACAAGGCCGCCAAGGCCGAGGCGAAGGCCGCCCGCAAGGCCGCCTCGAAGCAGCGTCGCAGTCAGCTGTGGCAGGCGTTCCAGATCCAGCGCAAAGAGGACAAGCGGCTGCTGCCGTACATGATCGGCGCATTCATCGTCATCGTGGCGGTGTCGGTGACGATCGGTGTCCTCGCGGGCGGGTTCGCGATGTACACGCTGATCCCGCTCGGCGTGGTGCTCGGCGTGCTGGTCGCGTTCATCATCTTCGGCAGGCGGGCCCAGAAGTCGGTGTACCGCAAGGCCGAGGGCCAGACCGGCGCGGCCGCGTGGGCACTGGACAACCTGCGCGGACGGTGGCGTGTCACGCCGGGTGTCGCCGCGACCGGCCACTTCGACGCCGTCCACCGGGTGATCGGCCGTCCCGGCGTCATCTTCGTCGGCGAGGGCAACCCGGGCCGCGTCAAGCCGCTGCTCGCCCAGGAGAAGAAGCGCACCGCCCGCCTGATCGGCGACACCCCGATCTACGACGTCATCGTCGGCAACGGCGAGGGTGAGGTGCCGCTGTCCAAGCTCGAGCGCCACCTCAACAAGCTGCCGGCCAACATCACCGTCAAGCAGATGGACGCCCTGGAATCGCGGCTCGCCGCGCTGGGCACCAAGATCGGCCCCGCGGCGATGCCGAAGGGACCGATGCCCGCTCAGGCCAAGATGCGCGGCGTCCAGCGCACCGTGCGCAGGCGGTAG
- a CDS encoding RDD family protein — protein sequence MARALGSWLSGPESNRGPGGPGQPPNEYPGHRLGLPEYGPGSIARFGRRVAAMLVDWFIAYGLAALAMTLGLISMSVMSTAILVIWFVLGAVSVRLFGFTPGQYALGLTVVSMDDREHVGFGRAVVRGLLIALVIPPLFTDADLRGLHDLATKTAVVRRA from the coding sequence ATGGCCCGCGCGCTCGGGTCCTGGCTGTCCGGTCCGGAATCGAATCGCGGACCCGGCGGCCCGGGCCAACCACCGAATGAATATCCGGGTCACCGGCTCGGTCTGCCCGAGTACGGCCCGGGATCCATCGCGCGCTTTGGTCGCCGCGTCGCCGCGATGCTGGTCGACTGGTTCATCGCCTACGGGCTGGCCGCGCTCGCGATGACCCTCGGGCTGATCTCGATGAGTGTGATGTCGACGGCGATCCTGGTGATCTGGTTCGTCCTCGGCGCGGTGTCGGTGCGGTTGTTCGGGTTCACCCCCGGCCAGTACGCGCTCGGGCTGACGGTGGTGTCGATGGACGACCGCGAACACGTCGGGTTCGGCCGCGCCGTGGTGCGAGGGCTGCTGATCGCGCTCGTCATCCCGCCGCTGTTCACCGACGCGGACCTACGCGGACTGCACGACCTGGCCACCAAGACGGCGGTCGTCCGACGAGCGTGA
- a CDS encoding oxidoreductase, producing the protein MGLFDRLRGRRSARADGRDPAADLRYLRQWVAEHRGVEAYIEPKTTVTDVTVVLVAADGEWTRRRAGGDAGARRLSDRLKIPVYDVQKVGYPQRMRDYDARRRIERKRAARRELEG; encoded by the coding sequence GTGGGACTGTTCGACAGGTTGCGGGGTCGACGCTCCGCGCGCGCCGACGGCCGCGACCCCGCGGCCGACTTGCGCTATCTGAGGCAATGGGTCGCCGAACACCGCGGCGTCGAGGCGTACATCGAGCCGAAGACCACCGTCACCGACGTGACGGTGGTGCTCGTCGCCGCCGACGGCGAGTGGACGCGCCGACGCGCCGGAGGAGACGCCGGCGCCCGCCGGCTGTCCGATCGGCTCAAGATCCCGGTCTACGACGTGCAGAAGGTGGGCTATCCGCAGCGCATGCGCGACTATGACGCCCGGCGCCGCATCGAACGCAAACGCGCCGCACGCCGCGAACTCGAAGGGTGA
- a CDS encoding DoxX family protein produces the protein MATNFDARLASYSSPLLSLFRIIAGLLFALHGSQKLFDWPVAAPGPIAVGDWPLWWAGLIELVAGLLIAVGLFTRIAAFIASGEMAVAYFWKHWPPLEGPSKSFWPMENGGETVLLFCFGFLAIAALGAGAWSVDARRRGRVGGVGTAGGVAPNRVVTGTAAPAGYATGQPVRRGGLLSRFRRPRY, from the coding sequence ATGGCGACCAATTTCGATGCTCGGCTGGCGAGCTACTCCTCCCCTCTCCTGAGTCTTTTCCGCATCATCGCCGGACTTCTGTTCGCGCTGCACGGCTCCCAGAAGTTGTTCGACTGGCCGGTCGCGGCCCCCGGCCCCATCGCGGTCGGCGACTGGCCACTGTGGTGGGCCGGTCTGATCGAACTCGTCGCGGGCCTGCTGATCGCTGTCGGCCTGTTCACCCGTATCGCGGCGTTCATCGCCTCCGGTGAGATGGCCGTGGCGTACTTCTGGAAGCACTGGCCGCCGTTGGAGGGGCCGTCGAAGAGCTTCTGGCCGATGGAGAACGGCGGCGAGACCGTGCTGCTGTTCTGCTTCGGATTCCTGGCCATCGCCGCGCTCGGTGCGGGCGCCTGGTCGGTCGACGCCCGTCGCCGCGGTCGGGTCGGCGGGGTCGGAACCGCGGGCGGGGTTGCCCCGAATCGGGTGGTCACCGGAACCGCCGCACCCGCGGGCTACGCGACCGGTCAGCCGGTCCGCCGCGGCGGCCTGCTCAGCCGCTTCCGGCGGCCGCGCTACTAG
- the sucB gene encoding 2-oxoglutarate dehydrogenase, E2 component, dihydrolipoamide succinyltransferase produces MAVSVQMPALGESVTEGTVTRWLKQEGDTVEQDEPLLEVSTDKVDTEIPSPASGVLQKIVAQEDDTVEVGGELAVIGDAGEDSGASGDSSDEEEKPAEEPSAQPEPAAEDTESEPEPEPEPEPKKESKPKSSGSATPVKMPELGESVTEGTVTRWLKKVGDSVEVDEPLLEVSTDKVDTEIPSPVAGTLLEIIAEEDDTVEVGGELARIGDADQSEAEPEPEPEPEPEPEPEPEPKKQAKAEPKEEAKPEPKPEPKQEAEEEPKQEAKPEPEPSDGSGPYVTPLVRKLAAEHDVDLSSVKGTGVGGRIRKQDVLAAAEAKKAPASKTEDAAEAPGKAPAAAMASANANAADAPLAHLRGTTQKATRIRQLTAKKTRESLQATAQLTQTHEVDMTKIVALRARAKAGFAEREGVNLTYLPFIARAVIDALKMHPNVNASYNEDTKEITYYDAEHLGFAVDTEQGLLSPVIKNAGDLSLGGLARAISDIAARARSGDLKPDELSGGTFTITNIGSQGALFDTPILVPPQAAMLGTGAIVKRPRVIVDEFGNESIGVRSVCYLPLTYDHRLIDGADAGRFLTTIKRRLEEGAFEADLGL; encoded by the coding sequence ATGGCCGTCTCTGTTCAGATGCCCGCTCTCGGTGAGAGCGTCACCGAAGGCACCGTCACCCGGTGGCTCAAGCAAGAGGGTGACACGGTCGAACAGGACGAGCCGCTGCTCGAGGTGTCGACGGACAAGGTCGACACCGAGATCCCCTCGCCCGCCTCGGGGGTGTTGCAGAAGATCGTCGCGCAGGAGGACGACACCGTCGAGGTCGGCGGCGAGCTCGCCGTGATCGGTGACGCCGGTGAGGATTCGGGCGCGTCCGGCGATTCGTCCGACGAAGAGGAGAAGCCCGCCGAGGAACCGTCCGCGCAGCCCGAGCCGGCCGCGGAGGACACCGAGAGCGAGCCGGAACCCGAACCGGAGCCCGAGCCCAAGAAGGAGTCGAAGCCGAAGTCCTCGGGTTCGGCGACGCCGGTCAAGATGCCCGAACTCGGCGAGTCCGTCACCGAGGGCACGGTCACCCGCTGGCTGAAGAAGGTCGGCGACAGCGTCGAGGTCGATGAGCCGCTGCTCGAGGTGTCCACCGACAAGGTCGACACCGAGATCCCCTCGCCGGTGGCGGGCACGCTGCTCGAGATCATCGCTGAAGAGGACGACACGGTGGAGGTCGGTGGCGAGCTGGCGCGGATCGGCGACGCCGACCAGTCCGAAGCCGAGCCGGAACCCGAACCCGAGCCTGAGCCGGAACCCGAGCCCGAACCCGAACCCAAGAAGCAAGCGAAGGCCGAGCCCAAGGAAGAGGCCAAGCCGGAGCCGAAGCCCGAGCCCAAGCAAGAGGCCGAGGAAGAGCCGAAGCAGGAGGCCAAACCGGAGCCGGAGCCGTCGGACGGCAGCGGTCCGTACGTCACGCCGCTGGTGCGCAAACTGGCCGCCGAACACGACGTCGACCTGAGTTCGGTCAAGGGCACCGGCGTCGGCGGCCGCATCCGCAAGCAGGACGTGCTCGCGGCGGCGGAGGCGAAGAAGGCGCCGGCGTCGAAGACCGAGGACGCCGCCGAGGCACCCGGTAAGGCACCCGCCGCGGCGATGGCCTCCGCGAACGCCAACGCCGCCGACGCCCCGCTGGCACACCTGCGCGGCACCACGCAGAAGGCCACCCGCATCCGTCAGCTGACGGCGAAGAAGACGCGCGAATCCCTGCAGGCGACAGCGCAGTTGACCCAGACCCACGAGGTCGACATGACCAAGATCGTGGCGCTGCGGGCCCGGGCGAAGGCGGGGTTCGCCGAACGCGAGGGTGTGAACCTGACCTACCTGCCGTTCATCGCCAGGGCGGTCATCGACGCGCTGAAGATGCACCCGAACGTCAACGCCAGCTACAACGAGGACACCAAGGAGATCACCTACTACGACGCCGAGCACCTCGGCTTCGCGGTCGACACCGAGCAGGGTCTGCTGTCGCCGGTGATCAAGAACGCCGGCGACCTGTCGCTGGGCGGGCTGGCCCGGGCGATCTCCGACATCGCGGCGCGCGCCCGTTCCGGTGACCTCAAACCCGACGAACTGTCCGGCGGCACGTTCACGATCACCAACATCGGCAGCCAGGGCGCGCTGTTCGACACGCCGATCCTGGTCCCGCCGCAGGCGGCGATGCTGGGCACCGGCGCGATCGTCAAGCGGCCGCGGGTGATCGTCGACGAGTTCGGTAACGAGTCGATCGGTGTGCGGTCGGTGTGCTACCTGCCGCTGACCTACGACCACCGGCTCATCGACGGTGCGGACGCGGGTCGCTTCCTGACCACCATCAAGCGGCGGCTGGAAGAGGGTGCGTTCGAGGCCGATCTGGGGCTCTAG
- the glnA gene encoding type I glutamate--ammonia ligase produces MADKTADDIIKLIKDESVEYVDIRFCDLPGVVQHFSIPAEAFDESVFEDGLAFDGSSVRGFQSIHESDMMLLPDPETARIDPFRHAKTLNMNFFVHDPFTREAYSRDPRNVARKAENYLISTGIADTCYFGAEAEFYIFDSVSFDSKMNGTFYEVDSESGWWNSGEPFEADGSPNRGYKVRPKGGYFPVAPYDHYVDLRDKMATNLINAGFVLERGHHEVGTAGQAEINYKFNTLLHAADDVLLFKYIIKNTAWQEGKTVTFMPKPLFGDNGSGMHAHQSLWKDGQPLFHDESGYAGLSDTARHYIGGILHHAPSLLAFTNPTVNSYKRLVPGYEAPINLVYSQRNRSACVRIPITGNNPKAKRLEFRCPDSSGNPYLAFAAMLMAGIDGIKRKIEPQAPVDKDLYELPPDEAASIPQAPTSLSAVIDRLEEDHEYLTEGGVFTEDLIETWISYKRENEIMPIQIRPHPYEVALYFDV; encoded by the coding sequence GTGGCAGATAAGACGGCCGACGACATCATCAAGCTGATCAAGGACGAATCCGTCGAGTACGTCGACATTCGGTTCTGCGATCTGCCCGGTGTCGTCCAGCACTTCTCGATCCCGGCTGAGGCGTTCGACGAGAGCGTCTTCGAAGACGGTTTGGCGTTCGACGGCTCGTCTGTCCGCGGCTTCCAGTCGATTCACGAGTCCGACATGATGCTGCTGCCCGATCCCGAAACCGCGCGCATCGACCCGTTCCGGCACGCCAAGACGCTCAACATGAACTTCTTCGTGCACGATCCGTTCACCCGCGAGGCCTACTCCCGCGACCCCCGCAACGTGGCCCGCAAGGCGGAGAACTACCTGATCAGCACCGGCATCGCCGACACCTGCTACTTCGGTGCCGAGGCCGAGTTCTACATCTTCGACTCGGTGAGCTTCGACTCGAAGATGAACGGCACCTTCTACGAGGTCGACTCCGAGTCGGGCTGGTGGAACAGCGGTGAGCCCTTCGAGGCGGACGGCAGCCCCAACCGCGGCTACAAGGTGCGCCCCAAGGGCGGCTACTTCCCCGTCGCGCCGTACGACCACTACGTCGACCTGCGCGACAAGATGGCGACGAACCTGATCAACGCGGGCTTCGTGCTGGAGCGCGGCCACCACGAGGTGGGCACCGCCGGCCAGGCCGAGATCAACTACAAGTTCAACACGCTGCTGCACGCGGCCGACGATGTGCTGCTGTTCAAGTACATCATCAAGAACACCGCGTGGCAGGAGGGCAAGACCGTCACGTTCATGCCCAAGCCGCTGTTCGGTGACAACGGCTCCGGTATGCACGCCCACCAGTCGCTGTGGAAGGACGGCCAGCCGCTGTTCCACGACGAGTCCGGCTACGCGGGCCTGTCAGACACGGCGCGCCACTACATCGGCGGCATCCTGCACCACGCCCCGTCGCTGCTGGCGTTCACCAACCCGACGGTGAATTCCTACAAGCGTCTGGTGCCGGGCTACGAGGCCCCGATCAACCTGGTCTACAGCCAGCGCAACCGCTCGGCGTGTGTGCGTATCCCGATCACCGGCAACAACCCGAAGGCCAAGCGCCTCGAGTTCCGCTGCCCGGACAGCTCGGGCAACCCGTACCTGGCGTTCGCGGCGATGCTGATGGCCGGCATCGACGGCATCAAGCGCAAGATCGAACCGCAGGCTCCGGTCGACAAGGACCTCTACGAGCTGCCGCCGGACGAGGCCGCCAGCATCCCGCAGGCCCCGACCTCGCTGTCGGCGGTGATCGACCGCCTCGAAGAGGACCACGAGTACCTCACCGAGGGTGGCGTGTTCACCGAGGACCTGATCGAGACCTGGATCTCCTACAAGCGGGAGAACGAGATCATGCCGATCCAGATCCGTCCTCACCCGTACGAGGTCGCGCTGTACTTCGACGTTTAA
- a CDS encoding TIGR01777 family oxidoreductase, which translates to MSDAVIAIAGSSGLIGSALISALRSNDRRVLRIVRRAPSNADELYWNPDTGEFDAGALRGVDAVVNLCGVNVGQRRWSGAFKQSLRDSRIAPTEVLANAVADAGVPVLVNASAVGYYGDTRGRVTDETGPAGEGFLAQMCVDWEAATAAAADGGARVVLLRTGLVLSPAGGLLARIRPLFSLGLGARLGNGRQYMPWISLEDQVRAVLFAIGRDDLSGPLNVTGPAPVTNAEFTAALGRALNRPTALMVPGFALRTLLGEFADEGLLGGQRAIPAALERAGFAFHHDTVGEALAYATGPRDA; encoded by the coding sequence GTGTCTGATGCTGTCATCGCGATAGCGGGCTCCTCCGGGCTCATCGGTTCAGCGCTGATCTCCGCGCTGCGCTCGAACGACCGCCGGGTGCTGCGGATCGTGCGCCGGGCGCCGTCGAACGCCGACGAGCTCTACTGGAACCCCGACACCGGTGAGTTCGACGCCGGGGCGCTGCGCGGGGTGGACGCCGTGGTGAACCTGTGCGGCGTCAACGTCGGCCAGCGGCGCTGGTCGGGGGCGTTCAAGCAGAGCCTGCGCGACAGCCGTATCGCGCCGACGGAGGTGCTGGCCAACGCGGTCGCCGACGCCGGGGTGCCGGTCCTGGTCAACGCCAGCGCCGTCGGCTACTACGGCGACACCCGCGGCCGGGTCACCGATGAGACCGGACCCGCCGGTGAGGGCTTCCTCGCCCAGATGTGCGTCGACTGGGAGGCCGCGACGGCCGCCGCGGCCGACGGCGGCGCGCGGGTGGTGCTGCTGCGCACCGGGCTGGTCCTGTCCCCCGCCGGCGGGCTGCTGGCCCGGATCAGACCGCTGTTCAGCCTGGGCCTCGGCGCCCGGCTGGGCAACGGCAGGCAGTACATGCCGTGGATCAGCCTGGAGGACCAGGTGCGCGCGGTGCTGTTCGCGATCGGGCGCGACGATTTGTCGGGACCGCTGAACGTGACCGGCCCGGCGCCTGTCACCAACGCGGAGTTCACCGCAGCGCTGGGCCGCGCCCTCAACCGGCCCACCGCGCTGATGGTGCCCGGCTTCGCCCTGCGCACCCTGCTGGGCGAATTCGCCGACGAGGGTCTGCTCGGCGGCCAGCGCGCGATCCCCGCCGCGCTGGAGCGGGCCGGTTTCGCGTTCCACCACGACACCGTCGGTGAGGCGCTCGCCTACGCCACCGGCCCGCGCGACGCCTGA
- the lipB gene encoding lipoyl(octanoyl) transferase LipB, which produces MAISIRSSTGPVDVQRLGTVDYLDAWDRQRRLVDARVAGGPDTLLLLQHPSVYTAGKRTEAHERPVDGTPVVDTDRGGKITWHGPGQLVGYPIVGLAEPLDVVNFVRRIEEALIAVCTGLGLGAGRVDGRSGVWLPADGLRPARKIGAIGIRVSRGTTLHGFALNCDCDLSAFSAIVPCGIADAGVTSLSAELGRRVTVAEVTDAVAERVCDALDGRLPVAANAAAGVASTQ; this is translated from the coding sequence ATGGCGATTTCCATCAGGTCGTCGACCGGTCCCGTCGACGTTCAGCGATTGGGCACCGTCGACTACCTCGACGCCTGGGACCGGCAGCGCCGGCTCGTCGACGCCCGGGTGGCCGGCGGTCCCGACACGCTGCTGCTGCTGCAGCATCCGTCGGTGTACACGGCCGGTAAACGCACCGAGGCCCACGAGCGCCCCGTGGACGGGACGCCGGTCGTGGACACCGACCGCGGCGGCAAGATCACCTGGCACGGCCCCGGCCAGCTCGTCGGCTATCCGATCGTGGGGCTCGCCGAACCGCTCGACGTGGTGAATTTCGTCCGCCGCATCGAGGAGGCGCTGATCGCGGTATGCACCGGGCTCGGACTGGGCGCCGGCCGGGTGGACGGCCGCTCCGGGGTGTGGCTGCCCGCCGACGGGCTCCGTCCGGCCCGCAAGATCGGCGCGATCGGCATCCGGGTGTCACGCGGTACGACGCTGCACGGCTTCGCACTCAACTGCGACTGCGACCTGTCGGCGTTCTCGGCGATCGTGCCGTGCGGGATCGCCGACGCGGGGGTCACGTCCCTGAGCGCTGAGCTGGGCCGTCGCGTCACCGTGGCCGAGGTCACCGACGCCGTGGCCGAGCGGGTGTGCGACGCCCTCGACGGGCGCCTCCCGGTCGCTGCGAACGCGGCCGCGGGCGTAGCATCGACACAGTGA
- a CDS encoding amidohydrolase: MCTACEWAPHFASFGSRTTRRTALRAAATVLAVTAATACTAQSQSPAPGTSPGAPDDDADFVFRNGRVHTVAGPAPWAEAVAVKGDTIIHVGDEAGAMALAGTSTRVVDLDGRLLMPGFVEGHTHPFLGAFLTSGVDLQVPTRADAIGAIERYAKDNPAGAIRGFGWRVDMFGPDGPTRVDLDRILPDRPAFFFAIDGHSLWANSKALEMAGVTRETPDPIPGFSYYARDANGDPTGYILEVNAVLGVVNAVEPISPDTMGTLMQGWLPKASAAGITSVFDAGVPPIGDDQAALLRLYTDVERRGELPFRVVASYSVRSAPVDGAVAALDEIRRQVSGDLVSVDVVKIVGDGTQGGYTAWLVEPYADKPDSTGGSPFTEEQWHRLIGAVDAAGYDVHVHACGERTARVALNGIERAIAANPPRDRRHAIAHLVFVEDSDNPRFGELGVVAQFSANWMSADPDTIENMGARYGSPRKDLMYRPQAVLKSGGRISLGTDWPASGYFSTYKPLDSIQVGVTRRLIGEPDAPVLAPADQTLSVAEAVHANTLGAAYQIRLDDRVGSVEVGKRADLIVLDQDIFEVDPNDIHRTNVVMTMMNGRIRHET; encoded by the coding sequence ATGTGCACTGCGTGTGAGTGGGCGCCGCATTTCGCCTCCTTCGGGAGTCGCACCACCCGTCGGACCGCGTTGCGCGCCGCCGCGACGGTCCTCGCGGTGACCGCGGCGACCGCGTGCACCGCCCAGTCGCAGTCCCCCGCCCCGGGCACTTCGCCAGGTGCACCAGACGACGACGCCGACTTCGTGTTCCGCAACGGCCGCGTCCACACCGTGGCCGGGCCGGCGCCGTGGGCCGAGGCCGTCGCGGTCAAGGGCGACACCATCATCCACGTCGGCGACGAGGCGGGTGCGATGGCGCTCGCCGGAACCTCCACCCGGGTGGTCGACCTCGACGGCCGACTGCTGATGCCCGGGTTCGTCGAGGGCCACACCCATCCGTTCCTCGGCGCGTTCCTCACCTCCGGCGTCGATCTGCAGGTGCCGACGCGGGCCGACGCGATCGGCGCGATCGAGCGATACGCCAAGGACAATCCGGCCGGCGCGATCCGCGGATTCGGTTGGCGTGTGGACATGTTCGGGCCCGACGGGCCCACACGGGTCGACCTCGACCGCATCCTGCCGGACCGGCCCGCGTTCTTCTTCGCCATCGACGGCCACAGTCTGTGGGCCAACAGCAAGGCCCTCGAGATGGCCGGCGTGACACGCGAGACCCCCGATCCGATACCGGGTTTCAGCTACTACGCCCGCGACGCGAACGGTGACCCGACCGGCTACATCCTCGAGGTGAACGCGGTCCTCGGCGTCGTCAACGCCGTCGAGCCGATCTCCCCGGACACCATGGGGACGCTGATGCAGGGGTGGCTGCCGAAGGCCTCCGCGGCGGGCATCACCTCGGTCTTCGACGCCGGTGTGCCGCCGATCGGCGACGACCAGGCCGCGCTGCTGCGCCTTTACACCGACGTCGAGCGGCGCGGCGAGCTGCCGTTCCGCGTGGTGGCGTCGTATTCGGTGCGCTCGGCGCCGGTCGACGGTGCGGTGGCGGCGCTCGACGAGATCCGCCGGCAGGTCTCCGGGGATCTGGTGTCGGTCGACGTCGTCAAGATCGTCGGCGACGGCACCCAGGGCGGGTACACCGCCTGGCTCGTCGAACCCTACGCCGACAAACCGGACTCCACCGGCGGGTCACCGTTCACCGAGGAGCAGTGGCACCGGCTCATCGGCGCAGTCGACGCCGCGGGATACGACGTCCACGTCCACGCCTGCGGGGAACGCACCGCACGCGTCGCGCTCAACGGCATCGAACGGGCGATCGCCGCCAATCCCCCGCGCGACCGTCGCCACGCCATCGCCCACCTGGTGTTCGTCGAGGACAGTGACAACCCCCGGTTCGGTGAGCTGGGCGTCGTCGCGCAGTTCTCGGCGAACTGGATGTCGGCCGATCCCGACACGATCGAGAACATGGGGGCGCGCTACGGCTCGCCGCGCAAGGACCTGATGTACCGGCCGCAGGCGGTGCTGAAGTCGGGCGGGCGAATCTCGCTGGGCACCGATTGGCCTGCGTCGGGCTACTTCTCGACGTACAAACCGCTCGACTCGATCCAGGTCGGCGTGACCCGCCGGCTCATCGGCGAACCCGACGCGCCGGTGCTCGCGCCCGCCGATCAGACACTGTCGGTGGCCGAAGCCGTGCACGCCAACACGCTGGGCGCCGCGTACCAGATCCGGCTGGACGACAGGGTCGGCTCGGTGGAGGTGGGCAAGCGCGCCGATCTGATCGTGCTCGACCAGGACATCTTCGAGGTCGACCCGAACGACATCCACCGCACCAACGTGGTGATGACGATGATGAACGGCCGGATCCGGCACGAAACCTGA
- the lipA gene encoding lipoyl synthase, whose amino-acid sequence MTVTPEGRKLLRLEVRNAQTPIERKPPWIKTRAKMGPEYKELKALVKREGLHTVCEEAGCPNIFECWEDREATFLIGGEQCTRRCDFCQIDTGKPADLDRDEPRRVAESVQAMGLRYSTVTGVARDDLPDGGAWLYAETVREIKRLNPNTGVELLIPDFNGDPALLAQVFESRPEVLAHNVETVPRIFKRIRPAFRYERSLGVLTAARDDGLVTKSNLILGMGETPDEVRVALADLHEAGCDIVTITQYLRPSPRHHPVERWVKPEEFVEFAQYAEDLGFAGVLSGPLVRSSYRAGRLYAQAARLKPAAAPPVS is encoded by the coding sequence GTGACAGTCACGCCTGAGGGTCGCAAGCTGCTGCGCCTGGAGGTCCGCAACGCCCAGACGCCGATCGAGCGCAAACCGCCGTGGATCAAGACCCGCGCGAAGATGGGTCCGGAGTACAAAGAGCTCAAGGCGCTGGTCAAGCGCGAGGGCCTGCACACGGTGTGTGAAGAAGCCGGGTGCCCCAACATCTTCGAGTGCTGGGAGGACCGCGAGGCGACGTTCCTGATCGGCGGCGAACAGTGCACGCGGCGCTGCGACTTCTGCCAGATCGACACCGGTAAGCCGGCCGACCTCGACCGCGACGAACCGCGCCGGGTCGCCGAGAGCGTCCAGGCCATGGGCCTGCGGTACTCGACGGTCACCGGCGTCGCCCGCGACGATCTGCCCGACGGTGGCGCGTGGCTGTACGCCGAGACGGTGCGTGAGATCAAGCGGCTCAACCCCAACACCGGCGTGGAACTGTTGATCCCCGACTTCAACGGCGACCCCGCGCTGCTCGCCCAGGTCTTCGAATCGCGTCCGGAAGTGTTGGCGCACAACGTCGAAACCGTGCCGCGCATCTTCAAGCGGATCCGCCCGGCGTTCCGGTACGAGCGCAGCCTCGGCGTGCTGACCGCCGCGCGCGACGACGGCCTGGTCACCAAGAGCAACCTGATCCTCGGCATGGGCGAGACCCCCGACGAGGTGCGCGTCGCGCTGGCCGACCTGCACGAGGCGGGCTGCGACATCGTCACCATCACGCAGTATCTGCGGCCGTCGCCGCGCCACCATCCGGTGGAGCGCTGGGTGAAGCCCGAGGAGTTCGTCGAATTCGCCCAGTACGCCGAGGACCTCGGATTCGCCGGGGTGCTGTCCGGTCCGCTGGTGCGCTCGTCGTACCGCGCCGGACGGCTGTACGCGCAGGCCGCACGGCTGAAACCGGCCGCCGCCCCACCCGTATCCTGA